From the Equus quagga isolate Etosha38 chromosome 16, UCLA_HA_Equagga_1.0, whole genome shotgun sequence genome, one window contains:
- the SLC52A2 gene encoding solute carrier family 52, riboflavin transporter, member 2, with the protein MAAAPLGRLVLTHLLVALFGMGSWAAINGIWVELPVVVKDLPEGWSLPSYLAVLVALGNLGLLVVTLWRRLAPGKGERGPIQVVQALSMVGTALLAPLWHHVAPVAGQLHSVAFLTLALVLALACCASNVTFLPFLSHLPPPFLRSFFLGQGLSALLPCVLALVQGVGRLECPPAPINGTPGPPHHFPERFSASTFFWALTALLVTSAAAFQGLLLLLPSPPSIPTGAPGPDLRMGAPGVEEEEEASPLQEPPSQAAGTTPSPDPEAHQLPSTRSTCLLGLLAVTNALTNGVLPAVQSFSCLPYGHLAYHLAVVLGSTASPLACFLAMGVLCRSLAGLGGLCLLGMLFGAYLMALAILSPCPPLVGTSAGVVLVVLLWVLCLGVFSYVKVAASSLLHAGGRPALLAAGVAIQLGSMLGAVAMFPPTSIYHVFHSRKDCVDPCGP; encoded by the exons ATGGCAGCAGCGCCGCTGGGCCGTCTGGTGCTGACCCACCTGCTGGTAGCTCTGTTCGGCATGGGCTCATGGGCTGCCATCAATGGGATCTGGGTGGAGCTGCCTGTGGTGGTGAAAGACCTCCCCGAGG GTTGGAGCCTTCCTTCATACCTTGCTGTGCTTGTGGCACTGGGGAACCTGGGTCTGCTGGTGGTGACCCTGTGGAGGCGGCTGGCCCCGGGCAAGGGCGAGCGGGGCCCCATCCAGGTGGTGCAGGCGCTGAGCATGGTGGGCACAGCACTGCTGGCCCCGCTGTGGCACCACGTAGCGCCGGTGGCAGGGCAGCTCCATTCTGTGGCTTTCTTAACGCTGGCCTTGGTGCTGGCACTGGCCTGCTGTGCCTCTAATGTCACTTTCCTGCCCTTCCTGAGCCACCTGCCACCTCCTTTCTTGCGGTCCTTCTTTCTGGGTCAGGGCCTCAGTGCTCTGCTGCCCTGTGTGCTGGCCCTAGTGCAGGGTGTGGGCCGCCTTGAGTGCCCGCCAGCCCCCATCAATGGCACCCCTGGGCCCCCCCACCACTTCCCAGAGCGTTTTTCTGCCAGCACCTTCTTCTGGGCACTGACTGCCCTTCTGGTCACTTCGGCTGCTGCCTTCCAGGGTCTCCTGCTGTTGttgccatcaccaccatccatacCCACAGGGGCCCCAGGGCCTGACCTGCGGATGGGAGCCccaggagtggaggaggaggaagaggcctcGCCGCTTCAGGAGCCACCAAGCCAGGCAGCAGGCACCACCCCCAGTCCAGACCCTGAGGCCCATCAGCTGCCCTCCACGCGCAGTACCTGCCTGCTGGGCCTGCTCGCTGTCACCAACGCACTGACCAATGGCGTGTTGcctgctgtgcagagcttttccTGCTTGCCCTATGGACACCTGGCCTACCACCTGGCTGTGGTGCTGGGCAGCACCGCCAGCCCTCTTGCCTGCTTCCTGGCCATGGGTGTGCTGTGCAG GTCCCTGGCAGGACTGGGTGGTCTCTGTCTACTAGGCATGCTCTTTGGGGCCTACCTGATGGCACTGGCAATCCTGAGCCCCTGCCCGCCCCTGGTGGGCACCTCTGCAGGGGTGGTCCTTGTG GTGCTGTTGTGGGTGCTGTGTCTGGGCGTGTTCTCCTACGTGAAGGTGGCTGCCAGCTCCCTGCTGCATGCGGGGGGGCGACCGGCATTGCTGGCAGCTGGCGTGGCCATCCAGCTGGGCTCCATGCTTGGTGCTGTCGCCATGTTCCCTCCCACCAGCATCTACCACGTGTTCCACAGCAGGAAGGACTGTGTGGACCCATGTGGACCCTGA